From the genome of Halomonas sp. 1513, one region includes:
- a CDS encoding urea carboxylase encodes MFSKVLIANRGAIAARILRTLKRLGVGSVVVYAEADRDAPYVYQADEAYSLGDGAAADTYLDIDKLIAIARDSGAQAVHPGYGFLSENTRFIDACEAAGLVFLGPTAEQIRGFGLKHEARLLAERAEVPLVPGSGLLDGAEAALAEAQRIGYPVMLKSTAGGGGIGMQVCQDGDELARAFDSVRGLGERNFGDGGVFVEAYIPRARHLEVQLFGDGQGRVVALGERDCSTQRRHQKVLEECPAPDLPDSVRHELHATAVRLGEAVAYRSAGTVEFIYDAQRQTFYFLEVNTRLQVEHGVTEEVWGVDIVEWMVRLGAGELPDLLALSRDLAPRGHAVQARLYAEDPLHDFRPSAGLLTEVSFPSGEGLRVDAAIEAGLEVSALFDPMLAKVIVHAEDRASACAQLAEALDAASVYGIATNRRWLSHVLRDPRFQRAEIHTRWLADLDWAPPVIEVLAPGTMTTIQDHPGRQGHWDVGVPPSGPFDDWSFRLGNRLLDNPAEAAGLEITLTGPALRFHRATQVVLAGAELPATLDGEPLDFWQVLDIPAGATLKLGKAAAGARAYLLVRGGIDCPRYLGSRSTFTLGQFGGHGGRALRSGDMLDLPALAPTQPRCLDRQLIPALGKQGQTWQIAVLYGPHGAPDFFTEGDIDAFFAHDWEVHYNSSRTGVRLIGPRPEWARADGGEAGLHPSNIHDNAYAFGTIDFTGDMPVILGPDGPSLGGFVCPATVVRAERWKLGQLAAGDKVRFVPVSLATARELEARQLAELEDLTVQPAAVLAEQRDTPLLRDVSAEAAGERILYRRAGDDFLLIEFGAMELDIALRFRVHAWMLWLDEHPLPGLRELTPGIRSLQVHYEPRELALDDLLTHLTQAERELRDVETLEVESRVVHLPLSWDDPACHEAIDKYQRSVRPDAPWCPSNLDFIRRINGLESEREVRDIVFDARYLVMGLGDVYLGAPVATPLDPRQRLVTTKYNPARTWTAENSVGIGGAYLCVYGMEGPGGYQFVGRTLQMWNRYRATEHFAQPWLLRFFDQLSFFEVSHDELDQIRRDFPHGRYPLEVETTRFKLADYQAELERQAAAIARFRERREAAFQAEMAEWRANGQFTFEDQAPQAADAAELDEHEVGVDSPVTGSLWKLLVAEGDRVEAGQAVALVESMKMEVEISATEAGRVTRMPLKEGASVAPGQPIVILQPTEDKPA; translated from the coding sequence ATGTTTAGCAAGGTTCTGATTGCCAATCGCGGCGCCATCGCCGCGCGCATCCTGCGCACCCTCAAGCGGCTCGGCGTCGGCTCGGTAGTGGTCTACGCCGAGGCCGATCGCGACGCGCCCTACGTCTACCAGGCCGATGAAGCCTACTCGCTGGGCGACGGAGCGGCCGCCGACACCTACCTGGATATCGACAAACTGATCGCCATCGCCCGCGACAGCGGTGCCCAGGCGGTGCATCCCGGCTACGGCTTCCTCTCCGAGAACACCCGCTTCATCGACGCCTGCGAGGCCGCCGGACTGGTGTTCCTCGGACCGACGGCCGAGCAGATCCGCGGCTTCGGCCTCAAGCATGAGGCCCGCCTGCTCGCCGAGCGCGCCGAGGTGCCGCTGGTACCCGGGTCCGGGCTGCTCGACGGCGCCGAGGCGGCCCTCGCCGAGGCCCAGCGCATCGGCTATCCGGTGATGCTCAAGTCCACCGCCGGCGGCGGCGGGATCGGCATGCAGGTATGCCAGGATGGCGACGAGCTGGCCCGCGCCTTCGACTCGGTGCGCGGCCTCGGCGAGCGCAACTTCGGCGACGGCGGCGTCTTCGTCGAGGCCTATATCCCCCGCGCCCGTCATCTGGAAGTCCAGCTGTTCGGCGACGGCCAGGGCCGGGTAGTGGCCCTCGGCGAGCGCGACTGCTCGACCCAGCGTCGCCACCAGAAGGTGCTCGAGGAGTGCCCCGCCCCCGACCTGCCCGACAGCGTGCGCCACGAGCTCCACGCCACCGCCGTTCGCCTCGGCGAAGCGGTGGCCTACCGCAGCGCCGGCACCGTGGAGTTTATCTACGATGCGCAGCGCCAGACCTTCTACTTCCTCGAGGTCAACACCCGGCTGCAGGTGGAGCACGGTGTTACCGAGGAGGTATGGGGCGTGGATATCGTCGAGTGGATGGTGCGCCTCGGCGCCGGCGAGCTGCCCGACCTGCTGGCGCTGAGCCGCGACCTGGCGCCCCGCGGTCACGCCGTTCAGGCGCGGCTCTACGCCGAGGACCCGCTGCACGATTTCCGCCCCAGCGCCGGCCTGCTCACCGAGGTGAGCTTCCCCAGCGGGGAGGGCCTGCGCGTAGACGCCGCCATCGAGGCGGGCCTCGAGGTCTCGGCGCTGTTCGACCCGATGCTGGCCAAGGTCATCGTCCACGCCGAGGACCGGGCGTCGGCCTGCGCGCAGTTGGCCGAGGCGCTGGATGCCGCCAGCGTCTACGGTATCGCCACCAACCGCCGCTGGCTCTCGCATGTGCTGCGCGACCCGCGCTTCCAGCGCGCCGAGATCCACACCCGCTGGCTGGCCGACCTCGACTGGGCGCCGCCGGTGATCGAAGTCCTCGCCCCAGGGACCATGACCACGATTCAGGATCATCCCGGCCGCCAGGGCCACTGGGACGTGGGCGTCCCCCCTTCGGGGCCCTTTGACGACTGGTCATTCCGGCTCGGCAACCGCCTGCTCGACAACCCCGCCGAGGCCGCCGGCCTGGAGATCACCCTTACCGGCCCCGCGCTGCGCTTTCATCGCGCCACCCAGGTGGTACTCGCCGGCGCCGAACTGCCCGCCACCCTCGACGGCGAGCCGCTGGACTTCTGGCAGGTCCTCGATATCCCCGCCGGCGCCACCCTCAAGCTCGGCAAGGCCGCCGCCGGCGCCCGCGCCTATCTGCTGGTGCGCGGCGGCATCGACTGCCCGCGCTATCTGGGCTCGCGCAGTACCTTCACCCTGGGTCAGTTCGGCGGCCACGGCGGGCGCGCCCTGCGCAGCGGCGATATGCTCGACCTGCCTGCGCTCGCCCCCACCCAGCCGCGGTGCCTGGATCGGCAACTGATACCCGCCCTGGGCAAGCAGGGGCAGACCTGGCAGATCGCCGTGCTCTACGGCCCCCACGGCGCCCCGGACTTCTTCACCGAGGGCGATATCGATGCCTTCTTCGCCCACGACTGGGAGGTCCACTACAACTCCAGCCGCACCGGGGTGCGGCTGATCGGCCCGCGCCCCGAGTGGGCCCGGGCCGACGGCGGCGAGGCGGGGTTGCACCCCTCCAACATCCACGACAACGCCTACGCCTTCGGCACCATCGATTTCACCGGCGATATGCCGGTGATCCTCGGCCCGGACGGCCCGTCGCTGGGCGGCTTCGTCTGCCCGGCCACGGTGGTCCGCGCCGAGCGCTGGAAGCTCGGCCAGCTGGCCGCAGGCGACAAGGTGCGCTTCGTGCCGGTCAGCCTGGCGACTGCGCGGGAGCTCGAGGCACGCCAACTGGCCGAACTCGAGGACTTGACGGTGCAGCCAGCCGCTGTCCTTGCCGAGCAGCGCGACACGCCGCTGCTGCGCGACGTTTCGGCCGAAGCGGCCGGTGAGCGCATCCTCTATCGCCGTGCCGGGGACGATTTCCTGCTCATCGAGTTCGGTGCCATGGAGCTGGATATCGCCCTGCGCTTTCGGGTCCATGCCTGGATGCTGTGGCTCGACGAGCACCCACTGCCAGGGCTGCGCGAGCTCACCCCCGGCATCCGCTCGCTGCAGGTGCACTACGAGCCCCGCGAGCTGGCCCTCGACGACCTGCTCACCCACCTGACCCAGGCCGAGCGCGAGCTGCGCGACGTCGAGACCCTGGAGGTCGAGTCGCGGGTCGTGCACCTGCCGCTCTCCTGGGACGATCCGGCCTGCCATGAGGCCATCGACAAGTACCAGCGCTCGGTGCGCCCGGACGCCCCCTGGTGCCCCAGCAACCTGGACTTCATCCGCCGCATCAACGGCCTGGAGAGCGAGCGTGAGGTGCGCGATATCGTCTTCGACGCCCGCTACCTGGTCATGGGACTCGGCGACGTCTATCTGGGCGCGCCGGTGGCCACCCCGCTGGACCCGCGCCAGCGCCTGGTTACCACCAAGTACAACCCGGCGCGCACCTGGACCGCCGAGAACTCGGTGGGCATCGGTGGCGCCTACCTCTGCGTCTACGGCATGGAGGGGCCCGGCGGCTACCAGTTCGTCGGCCGCACCCTGCAGATGTGGAACCGCTATCGGGCCACCGAGCATTTCGCGCAGCCCTGGCTGCTACGCTTCTTCGACCAGCTGAGCTTCTTCGAGGTCAGCCATGACGAGCTCGACCAGATCCGGCGCGACTTCCCCCACGGCCGCTATCCCCTCGAGGTCGAGACCACCCGCTTCAAGCTCGCCGACTACCAGGCCGAGCTGGAGCGCCAGGCGGCGGCCATTGCCCGCTTCCGCGAGCGCCGCGAGGCCGCCTTCCAGGCGGAGATGGCCGAATGGCGCGCCAACGGCCAGTTCACCTTCGAAGACCAGGCCCCGCAGGCGGCCGACGCCGCCGAACTCGACGAGCATGAAGTCGGCGTCGACAGCCCGGTGACCGGCAGTCTCTGGAAGCTGTTGGTCGCCGAAGGCGACCGGGTCGAGGCCGGCCAGGCCGTGGCCCTGGTAGAGTCGATGAAGATGGAAGTCGAGATCAGCGCCACCGAGGCGGGACGTGTGACGCGCATGCCCCTCAAGGAGGGGGCGTCGGTGGCCCCGGGACAGCCCATCGTGATTCTGCAACCCACAGAGGACAAGCCGGCATGA
- a CDS encoding urea carboxylase produces the protein MIIVSTLRPDNAVSRITVDAGDHYIGTLKAGQTLRILDLEGNQAADTLFYNAHDTSERYSAMDTLREQGAVYLSAGSTLLSSEGRPMLTITADTCGRHDTLGGACASESNTVRYDLEKRHMHSCRDNWMQAIADHPAYGLTKRDITHNINFFMNVPVTAEGGLTFEDGISAPGKYVEMVAEMDVIVLLSNCPQLNNPCNGYNPTPVELLVWD, from the coding sequence ATGATCATCGTAAGCACCCTACGCCCCGACAACGCCGTGAGTCGCATCACGGTGGACGCCGGCGATCACTACATCGGCACCCTGAAGGCCGGCCAGACCCTGCGCATCCTCGATCTGGAGGGTAATCAAGCCGCCGATACCCTGTTCTACAACGCGCATGACACCAGCGAGCGCTACAGCGCCATGGACACGCTGCGCGAGCAGGGCGCGGTCTATCTCAGCGCCGGCTCGACGCTGCTCTCCAGCGAAGGCCGGCCGATGCTGACCATCACCGCCGACACCTGTGGCCGCCACGACACCCTGGGCGGCGCCTGCGCCAGCGAGAGCAATACCGTGCGCTACGACCTCGAGAAGCGACACATGCACTCGTGTCGCGACAACTGGATGCAGGCCATCGCCGACCATCCGGCGTACGGCCTGACCAAGCGCGACATCACCCACAACATCAACTTCTTCATGAACGTGCCGGTGACCGCCGAGGGCGGACTGACCTTCGAGGACGGCATCTCGGCCCCCGGCAAGTACGTGGAGATGGTCGCCGAGATGGACGTGATCGTGCTGCTCTCCAACTGCCCGCAGCTCAACAATCCCTGCAACGGCTACAACCCGACCCCCGTTGAGTTGCTGGTGTGGGACTAG
- a CDS encoding cation transporter: MSQAFSIWQARFERLRSNKIFETCVIAIIIVSALLVGAKTYEEANRFEQVMRVFDMAVTGFFLVEILIRMAAEKRLRDFFKKGWNVFDFLIVTASLIPLEDSEMVLLARLLRIFRVLRLVSMIPELRMLVSALFKSIPRMGYVALLMFIIFYIYAAIGSFLFHDVDESLWGNISLAMLTLFQVATFESWATAVLYPTMEHYGYSWIYFLSFIFLNAFIFLNMMIGIVLDVMQKENTLMELESGEGEAAELHGLRSDVRELRDQLTRMEQLLIQRDGDHAVDKPLRD; encoded by the coding sequence ATGAGCCAAGCTTTCAGCATCTGGCAGGCGCGCTTCGAGCGCCTGCGCAGCAACAAGATTTTTGAAACCTGCGTCATCGCCATCATCATCGTCTCGGCGCTGCTGGTAGGGGCCAAGACCTATGAAGAGGCCAACCGCTTCGAGCAGGTGATGCGCGTCTTCGACATGGCGGTCACCGGTTTCTTCCTGGTCGAGATATTGATCCGCATGGCCGCGGAGAAGCGCCTGCGCGACTTCTTCAAGAAAGGCTGGAACGTCTTCGACTTCCTGATCGTCACCGCCAGCCTGATCCCGCTGGAGGATTCGGAGATGGTACTGCTGGCGCGCCTGCTGCGGATCTTCCGCGTGCTGCGCCTGGTATCGATGATCCCCGAGCTGCGCATGCTGGTCTCGGCGCTGTTCAAGTCGATCCCGCGGATGGGCTATGTGGCGCTGTTGATGTTCATCATCTTCTACATCTACGCCGCCATCGGCAGTTTCCTGTTCCACGACGTCGACGAGAGCCTGTGGGGCAATATCTCGCTGGCGATGCTGACGCTGTTTCAGGTGGCGACCTTCGAGAGCTGGGCCACGGCGGTGCTCTATCCGACCATGGAGCACTACGGCTACAGCTGGATCTATTTCCTGTCGTTCATTTTTCTCAACGCCTTCATCTTCCTCAACATGATGATCGGTATCGTGCTCGACGTGATGCAGAAGGAGAATACCCTGATGGAGCTCGAGAGTGGGGAAGGAGAGGCGGCTGAGCTGCATGGCCTGCGCAGCGATGTGCGCGAGCTGCGTGACCAGTTGACGCGCATGGAGCAGCTGCTGATACAGCGTGACGGTGACCACGCAGTTGACAAGCCGCTGCGGGACTGA
- a CDS encoding TIGR02647 family protein produces the protein MTYTTELLEELKILSLFNLSTTQEGIKVHSSAEPEAIAATRRLYDKGLVTQEDGGYLTTLGHDAAQHAQDLLTILSGPITVG, from the coding sequence ATGACGTACACCACCGAACTGCTCGAAGAACTGAAAATCCTCAGCCTGTTCAATTTGTCCACCACCCAGGAGGGCATCAAGGTGCACTCCAGCGCCGAGCCGGAGGCCATTGCGGCGACCCGGCGGCTATACGACAAGGGCCTGGTGACCCAGGAAGACGGGGGTTATCTGACGACCCTGGGCCACGATGCCGCCCAGCACGCCCAGGATCTGCTGACCATCCTCAGCGGGCCGATCACGGTGGGTTGA
- a CDS encoding phosphoserine phosphatase SerB, translating into MTQRLLIRATGAAQPGQLAGLGKALAKSGARLLDINQSVTFGIVSLEALVGIERDGNLEALLAESGAALGLDVQAIQVAAEDYQRWSSEASQPRLILTLLAPHLPAGILAEVGALTAEHGLTVELIHRLSGREPLDGGVPRERDSIRGACVECWLRGEEIDLDALREKALALGAMHGVDIAIQEDSIWRRHRRLVCFDMDSTLIQTEVIDELARRHGVGDEVAEVTERAMRGELDFQQSFRERMAKLKGLDESVLAEIAAELPLMEGVERLMAQLKRLGYRTAILSGGFTYFADYLQQRLGFDEVHANELLIENGKVTGEVREPILDADRKALLLREIAAREGLAMEQTIAVGDGANDLKMLAAAGLGIAFRAKPLVRRQARQSISTLGLDAVLYLIGYRQIDLEDGHS; encoded by the coding sequence ATGACCCAACGACTGCTGATTCGTGCCACGGGCGCCGCGCAGCCCGGGCAGCTGGCGGGCCTCGGCAAGGCGCTGGCCAAGAGCGGTGCGCGACTGCTCGACATCAACCAGAGCGTGACCTTCGGGATTGTTTCGCTGGAAGCCCTGGTGGGTATCGAGCGCGACGGCAATCTCGAGGCGCTGCTGGCCGAGAGCGGCGCCGCGCTGGGCCTGGATGTGCAGGCCATCCAGGTGGCAGCCGAGGACTACCAGCGCTGGAGCAGCGAGGCCAGCCAGCCGAGGCTGATCCTGACGCTGCTGGCGCCGCACCTGCCTGCGGGGATTCTCGCCGAGGTCGGGGCGCTGACCGCCGAACACGGCTTGACCGTGGAGTTGATCCATCGTCTCTCCGGCCGCGAGCCGCTGGACGGCGGCGTGCCCCGCGAGCGTGACAGCATCCGGGGCGCCTGCGTCGAGTGCTGGCTGCGCGGCGAGGAGATCGACCTCGACGCACTGCGCGAGAAGGCCCTGGCGCTGGGGGCCATGCACGGCGTCGATATTGCCATTCAGGAGGACTCGATCTGGCGTCGTCATCGCCGGCTGGTGTGCTTCGACATGGACTCGACGCTGATCCAGACCGAGGTGATCGACGAGTTGGCGCGTCGCCACGGCGTCGGCGACGAGGTTGCCGAGGTCACCGAGCGCGCCATGCGCGGCGAGCTCGACTTCCAGCAGAGCTTTCGCGAGCGCATGGCCAAGCTCAAGGGGCTCGACGAGTCGGTGCTCGCCGAGATTGCCGCCGAGCTGCCGCTGATGGAGGGCGTGGAGCGGCTGATGGCCCAGCTCAAGCGGCTCGGGTACCGCACCGCGATTCTCTCCGGCGGCTTCACCTACTTCGCCGACTACCTGCAACAGCGGCTGGGCTTTGACGAGGTGCATGCCAACGAATTGCTGATCGAGAATGGCAAGGTCACCGGGGAGGTGCGCGAGCCGATCCTCGACGCCGATCGCAAGGCGCTATTGCTGCGCGAGATCGCCGCCCGCGAGGGGCTGGCCATGGAGCAGACCATCGCCGTCGGCGATGGGGCCAACGACCTCAAGATGCTGGCCGCCGCCGGGTTGGGGATTGCCTTCCGAGCCAAGCCGCTGGTGCGTCGCCAGGCGCGTCAGTCGATCTCGACCCTGGGACTGGATGCGGTGCTCTACCTGATCGGCTATCGACAGATCGATCTGGAAGACGGACACTCCTAG
- a CDS encoding 2-isopropylmalate synthase: MMLTDPSVKYRPFVAVDLPDRQWPSQRIESPPIWCSVDMRDGNQALIDPMDMERKRRFFSMLVELGFKQIEVGFPSASQIDFDYVRELIEQDLVPDDVTIQVLTQARPHLIERTFEALQGAKNAIVHVYNATDPMFRRVVFNVDKPECIKIATDATAQIRDLMAARPETNWTFQYSPELFTSTEMDFAVEIVEAVMATYGATAEKPMIVNLPATVEVATPNNYADQIEWFCRNVNHRDRLIVSVHPHNDRGTGVAAAELAVMAGADRVEGTLFGNGERTGNVDIVTLAMNLYTQGVHPGLDFSNITPIMREVEYCNQLPVHPRHPYVGDLVFTAFSGSHQDAIKKGMSERRNHPEAVWDVPYLPIDPLDVGRSYEAVIRVNSQSGKGGVSYLLEEEHGIELPRRLSIEFSHVVQDVAERTGKEITSQMIFQAFSDEYLDQTSPLALINHRLSSEADSPKVTLEAAIDQDGQRHTIAGAGNGPLAAFIKALAAHGVDAEIIDYHEHSRGQGSDAEAVAYVEVRLGEDAVFGVGIDESITSASMKAVISAVNRHRSTQAPAANVTADSLAEVK, from the coding sequence ATGATGCTCACCGACCCGTCCGTCAAGTACCGCCCCTTCGTTGCCGTCGACCTGCCCGACCGGCAGTGGCCCAGCCAGCGCATCGAGTCGCCGCCGATCTGGTGCAGCGTCGACATGCGCGACGGCAACCAGGCGCTGATCGACCCCATGGACATGGAGCGCAAGCGGCGCTTCTTCTCGATGCTGGTGGAGCTGGGCTTCAAGCAGATCGAGGTCGGGTTTCCGTCGGCGTCGCAGATCGACTTCGACTATGTGCGTGAGCTGATCGAGCAGGACCTGGTGCCGGACGATGTGACCATCCAGGTGCTGACCCAGGCGCGTCCGCATCTCATCGAGCGCACCTTCGAGGCGCTGCAGGGCGCCAAGAACGCCATCGTGCACGTCTACAATGCCACCGACCCGATGTTCCGCCGCGTGGTGTTCAACGTCGACAAGCCCGAGTGCATCAAGATCGCCACCGATGCCACCGCCCAGATTCGCGACCTGATGGCGGCGCGCCCCGAGACGAACTGGACCTTCCAGTACTCGCCGGAGCTGTTCACCTCCACCGAGATGGACTTCGCGGTGGAGATCGTCGAGGCGGTGATGGCGACCTATGGCGCCACCGCCGAGAAGCCGATGATCGTCAATCTGCCGGCCACGGTGGAGGTTGCCACACCCAATAACTACGCCGACCAGATCGAGTGGTTCTGCCGCAATGTCAATCACCGCGACCGGCTGATCGTCAGCGTCCACCCGCACAACGACCGCGGTACCGGCGTCGCCGCCGCCGAGCTGGCCGTGATGGCCGGCGCCGACCGCGTCGAGGGCACGCTGTTCGGCAACGGCGAGCGCACCGGCAACGTGGATATCGTGACCCTGGCCATGAACCTGTATACCCAGGGCGTGCACCCGGGCCTCGATTTCTCCAACATCACACCGATCATGCGCGAGGTGGAGTACTGCAACCAGCTGCCGGTCCACCCGCGCCACCCCTACGTCGGCGACCTGGTATTCACCGCCTTCTCCGGCTCCCACCAGGACGCTATCAAGAAGGGCATGTCCGAGCGCCGCAACCACCCCGAGGCGGTGTGGGACGTGCCTTACCTGCCCATCGACCCGCTCGACGTGGGCCGCAGCTACGAGGCGGTGATCCGCGTCAACAGCCAGTCGGGCAAGGGCGGGGTCTCCTACCTGCTCGAGGAGGAGCACGGCATCGAGCTGCCGCGCCGGCTCTCCATCGAGTTCAGCCACGTGGTACAGGACGTCGCCGAGCGCACCGGCAAGGAGATCACCTCGCAGATGATCTTCCAGGCCTTCTCTGACGAGTACCTCGATCAGACCTCGCCGCTGGCGCTGATCAACCATCGTCTCTCCTCCGAGGCGGACAGCCCGAAGGTAACGCTGGAAGCCGCCATCGACCAGGACGGCCAGCGCCACACCATCGCCGGTGCCGGCAACGGGCCGCTGGCGGCCTTTATCAAGGCGCTGGCCGCCCACGGCGTGGATGCCGAGATCATCGACTACCACGAGCACTCCCGGGGCCAGGGCTCGGATGCCGAGGCGGTGGCCTATGTCGAGGTGCGTCTCGGCGAGGACGCAGTGTTTGGCGTGGGTATCGACGAGAGCATCACCAGCGCCTCGATGAAGGCGGTGATCAGCGCCGTCAATCGCCATCGCTCGACCCAGGCGCCGGCGGCCAACGTGACGGCCGATAGCCTGGCCGAGGTGAAGTAG
- a CDS encoding allophanate hydrolase: MTTALTIAQLHAAYRQGELTPRALVEQLLDAAAARGHDPAWISRLDRGQLEPYLARLEGESPDSLPLFGIPFAIKDNIDLAGVPTTAGCPAFAYTPAESAFVVQRLIDAGAIPLGKTNLDQFATGLVGERAPAEYGVPANAFDADYIPGGSSSGSAVTTAAGQVSFALGTDTAGSGRVPACFHNLFGVKPSLGLLSTRGVVPACATLDTISLFTLTADDAQAVLDATAAFDPHCAWSRRHDFAIHGKGYGQAPARFRFGVPYASQWHTDAAYSVGMHAAIAQLEALGGEKVELDCSPLLAAARLLYEGPWVAERYHAIRDLLEGHPEAVHPVTREITLGGATPLAVDAFDARYQLAEYRRQADALIAQVDVMLSPTTVTHPSKAEVAADPIGVNSRLGTWTNFMNLLDYSALAVPIGFTDSGLPVGVTLFAQAFDDLRLLSLGRALEAQLDLPLGATGLARPALPPLSPARDGTLELVVCGAHLDGLPLNHQLTERGGVLVEATTSAPRYRLYALAGGPPARPAMTRDAASGAAIEVEVWRLPIESVGSFLARIPAPLGLGQVELANGEWKSGFICSAGALNESGEATDVTAYGGWRKWLQQR; the protein is encoded by the coding sequence ATGACCACCGCTCTTACCATTGCCCAGCTGCATGCCGCCTATCGCCAAGGCGAGCTGACCCCCCGCGCGCTGGTCGAGCAGCTGCTCGACGCAGCCGCCGCCCGCGGCCATGATCCCGCCTGGATCAGCCGCCTCGACCGCGGGCAGCTCGAGCCCTACCTGGCGCGCCTCGAGGGGGAGTCCCCGGATAGCCTGCCGCTGTTCGGCATCCCCTTCGCCATCAAGGACAATATCGACCTGGCCGGGGTGCCGACCACGGCCGGCTGCCCGGCCTTCGCCTATACCCCCGCAGAGAGCGCCTTCGTGGTGCAGCGGCTGATCGACGCCGGCGCGATTCCGCTGGGCAAGACCAACCTCGACCAGTTCGCCACCGGCCTGGTCGGCGAGCGCGCCCCGGCGGAGTATGGGGTGCCGGCCAACGCCTTTGACGCCGACTACATTCCCGGCGGCTCCAGCAGCGGCTCGGCGGTGACCACCGCCGCCGGCCAGGTGAGCTTTGCGCTGGGCACCGATACCGCCGGCTCAGGCCGGGTGCCGGCCTGCTTCCACAACCTGTTCGGCGTCAAGCCGAGCCTCGGGCTGCTCAGCACCCGCGGCGTGGTACCGGCCTGTGCCACCCTCGACACCATCAGCCTGTTCACTCTGACCGCCGACGACGCCCAGGCGGTGCTCGACGCAACCGCGGCCTTCGATCCCCACTGCGCGTGGTCGCGTCGCCACGACTTTGCGATCCACGGTAAGGGCTACGGCCAGGCCCCGGCGCGTTTCCGTTTCGGGGTGCCATATGCGAGCCAGTGGCACACCGATGCCGCCTACAGCGTCGGCATGCACGCCGCGATTGCCCAACTGGAGGCGCTGGGCGGCGAGAAGGTCGAACTCGACTGCAGCCCGCTGCTGGCCGCGGCGCGCCTGCTCTACGAGGGGCCCTGGGTGGCCGAGCGCTACCATGCCATACGCGACCTGCTCGAGGGCCACCCCGAGGCGGTGCACCCGGTGACCCGCGAGATCACCCTGGGCGGCGCGACGCCGCTGGCGGTGGACGCCTTCGACGCCCGCTACCAGTTGGCCGAGTACCGGCGCCAGGCGGATGCGCTGATTGCCCAGGTCGATGTGATGCTCTCCCCGACTACCGTGACCCACCCCAGCAAGGCCGAGGTGGCCGCCGACCCCATCGGCGTCAACTCGCGGCTGGGCACCTGGACCAACTTCATGAACCTGCTCGACTACAGCGCGCTGGCGGTGCCGATCGGCTTCACTGACAGCGGTCTGCCCGTCGGGGTGACGCTGTTCGCTCAGGCGTTCGATGACCTGCGCCTACTCAGCCTGGGCCGCGCCCTCGAGGCCCAGCTCGACCTGCCGTTGGGCGCCACCGGCCTGGCGCGCCCGGCACTGCCGCCACTCTCCCCGGCTCGGGACGGCACCCTGGAGCTGGTAGTGTGCGGCGCGCACCTCGACGGCCTGCCGCTCAATCATCAGCTCACCGAGCGCGGCGGTGTGCTGGTCGAGGCGACCACCAGCGCCCCGCGCTACCGTCTCTATGCGCTGGCCGGCGGGCCACCGGCGCGCCCAGCGATGACCCGCGACGCCGCCAGCGGCGCCGCCATCGAGGTGGAGGTGTGGCGCCTGCCGATAGAGAGCGTGGGGAGTTTCCTCGCCCGGATTCCCGCGCCGCTGGGACTGGGCCAGGTGGAGCTCGCCAACGGCGAGTGGAAGAGTGGTTTCATCTGCAGCGCCGGGGCACTGAATGAGAGCGGCGAAGCGACCGACGTGACCGCCTATGGCGGCTGGCGCAAGTGGCTGCAGCAGCGCTAG
- a CDS encoding urea carboxylase: MTRTAEHGDALYTTHLPGGHHWSLRLRRGTTLTLSASAANANVGLLCYNPENLLERLNLPDTLKCQHTFKLTQGHCLYSDMGRIFASITHDDLGWHDSVGGNLMRHHLVAKGWQPVSYQQAHNDWTRSGHDAFLVELAKYGLGRRDLAANLNLFSRVESDANGQLRYVPDHCQAGDSVTLRFEMDTLVLLHTCPHPLDPNPDYPRRGVDIRLGVAAPPDANDACYRSRPENARGFENNRLYHLGL, translated from the coding sequence ATGACACGCACCGCTGAACACGGCGACGCGCTCTATACCACCCACTTGCCCGGCGGCCACCATTGGTCGCTGCGCCTGCGTCGCGGCACCACCCTGACGCTTAGCGCCAGCGCGGCAAATGCCAATGTCGGCCTGCTCTGCTACAACCCCGAGAATCTGCTCGAGCGTCTCAACCTGCCCGACACCCTGAAGTGCCAGCACACCTTCAAGCTGACCCAGGGCCACTGCCTCTACTCCGACATGGGGCGCATCTTCGCCTCGATCACCCACGACGACCTGGGCTGGCACGACAGCGTCGGCGGCAACCTGATGCGCCACCATCTGGTCGCCAAGGGCTGGCAGCCGGTGAGCTACCAGCAGGCCCACAACGACTGGACCCGCAGCGGCCACGACGCCTTTCTGGTGGAGCTGGCCAAGTACGGGCTGGGCCGCCGCGACCTGGCCGCCAACCTCAACCTCTTCTCGCGGGTGGAGAGCGACGCCAACGGCCAGCTGCGCTACGTGCCGGACCACTGCCAGGCCGGCGACAGCGTCACGCTGCGCTTCGAGATGGACACCCTGGTGCTGCTGCACACCTGCCCCCATCCGCTTGACCCCAACCCCGACTACCCGCGGCGCGGCGTGGATATCCGCCTGGGCGTCGCAGCGCCGCCGGACGCAAACGACGCCTGCTACCGCTCGCGGCCCGAGAACGCCCGCGGCTTCGAGAACAACCGCCTCTACCATCTGGGCCTCTGA